One genomic region from Euzebya tangerina encodes:
- a CDS encoding cell wall-binding repeat-containing protein produces MSRHKVARAPIALFAAVVMLLALALPASAQDTTRLEGGETPVSSAIAWSQLSFTDGSAPTVIIARDDEFADALGSGAVQGLLQAPLLLTATDALSPETAAEITRLGSSSAIVLGGVDAVGPVVITELEALGLETERIGGPTRIETAVLIVERFFPSTTDVILARAFGTETDPTQAFADSLVTGPFGAATNTPSLLTATDSLDGPTAAALGELPIQRVQIVGGTDAVSEGVADEVEAALSVPDVDGADQQPGTSVTRIDGPNRWATAVQMSIALGNATAADASRILLFEAQSDTSWTSGFPAGVQTGNGAAVLLANGDSLTPETTEYVTGAARPLICGPGVSQAACDAAEAAINE; encoded by the coding sequence ATGAGTAGACACAAGGTCGCACGTGCACCTATCGCACTGTTCGCGGCCGTGGTGATGCTTCTTGCCCTGGCACTACCTGCGTCCGCGCAGGACACCACGCGATTGGAGGGCGGGGAGACACCCGTCTCCTCAGCAATCGCGTGGAGCCAGCTGAGCTTCACCGACGGCAGCGCACCGACAGTCATCATCGCAAGGGACGACGAGTTCGCCGACGCACTGGGTTCTGGTGCCGTCCAGGGACTCCTGCAAGCTCCCCTGCTCCTGACCGCCACCGACGCACTGAGCCCGGAGACCGCTGCGGAGATCACCCGCCTCGGCTCATCCAGCGCCATCGTGCTCGGCGGCGTGGACGCCGTAGGCCCCGTGGTCATCACGGAACTCGAGGCCTTGGGCCTTGAGACCGAGCGGATCGGCGGTCCCACCCGGATTGAGACCGCGGTCCTGATCGTGGAGCGGTTCTTCCCCTCCACAACCGACGTGATCCTGGCTCGCGCCTTCGGCACCGAGACCGACCCGACCCAGGCCTTTGCCGACTCGCTCGTCACCGGACCGTTCGGTGCCGCGACGAACACCCCCAGCCTGCTGACCGCAACTGACTCGCTCGACGGCCCCACGGCCGCCGCACTGGGCGAGTTGCCGATCCAGCGGGTCCAGATCGTGGGCGGCACCGATGCCGTAAGCGAGGGCGTGGCCGATGAGGTCGAGGCCGCACTGAGCGTGCCCGACGTCGACGGCGCGGACCAGCAGCCCGGCACATCGGTCACCCGGATCGACGGTCCGAACCGATGGGCGACCGCGGTGCAGATGAGCATTGCCCTCGGCAATGCGACTGCAGCCGACGCGAGCCGCATTCTGCTGTTCGAGGCCCAGAGCGACACCTCGTGGACCTCCGGCTTCCCCGCTGGCGTCCAGACCGGCAACGGCGCGGCCGTGCTGCTCGCCAACGGCGACAGCCTGACGCCCGAGACAACCGAGTACGTCACAGGCGCGGCACGTCCGCTCATCTGTGGTCCTGGTGTGAGCCAGGCGGCCTGCGATGCCGCTGAGGCGGCGATCAACGAGTGA
- a CDS encoding ribonuclease catalytic domain-containing protein, with the protein MQVTGRFTPHPRGFGFVEPPPTSSGAAPLVVDEAGRSHRVKSAFVPPDVARGWVADDTVTAVLTVDSEGRVNVASMTLVTRQRRFAVGVVQPFAGKMILQPDARLGLGEWPMTPEMTSKLLHAEGKQIVATLQPTGVASCAALVAGPLPALSPSAVRARSVVIAHGGATPDSIPGGPEAVGLPVAETNTNVLRTTGRMAAGQAGLAAGLTPDEGPVPGALHQLVDRRDEVQITIDADSSQDLDDALFGAWSGDAEDPVLIKVHIADAAGTVGIGSAADRYARTMAATAYFTAGPNAAMLDPALSEGDLSLLPGQDRRAVTVQMLVAPDGVVSGVTVDLSWIRSDARLSYAAVEAYLQDPGPTALMTGAHGPHGASPEALPHVSIAVAALAEAATRLGAARDARDTLEDLFTDAELEAAVIDGKIRAVKADPHPAAQRLVERLMVAANEAVAAWGAARNLPLLYRSHSGFAEDRLPRLLAAAEKLGTPFEDPGSVQPADLVSLVERLQDEGQHDAAAALATTATGVVARAGYTAVPSAHDALGAGAYTHFTSPLRRYADLVVHRQLRAAIAGEVPPYSAEDLTKLAVWLDARSGAASHAQALERNALWSALLERNAVHFPTPGTIVGISKAGLRIRMTVPGLVGFMPAARALGLPPRQKATLELDTTEMATADGQFTLGGSIKVRLDRLDPLGRPDLKPA; encoded by the coding sequence GTGCAGGTCACCGGACGCTTCACCCCCCATCCCCGTGGCTTCGGCTTCGTCGAGCCACCGCCAACCAGCTCAGGCGCCGCACCACTCGTCGTTGATGAGGCGGGCCGTTCCCACCGCGTCAAGTCGGCCTTCGTGCCGCCGGACGTCGCCCGCGGCTGGGTCGCCGATGACACGGTGACGGCCGTGCTCACCGTTGACTCCGAGGGACGCGTGAACGTGGCCTCGATGACGTTGGTGACCCGGCAGCGGCGGTTCGCCGTCGGTGTGGTCCAGCCCTTCGCCGGCAAGATGATCCTGCAGCCCGACGCGCGACTGGGCCTGGGTGAGTGGCCCATGACGCCGGAGATGACCAGCAAGCTCCTCCACGCCGAGGGCAAGCAGATCGTCGCCACGCTGCAGCCGACCGGCGTCGCCAGCTGCGCGGCGCTGGTAGCCGGTCCTCTGCCCGCCCTCTCGCCCTCCGCCGTTCGGGCTCGCTCGGTGGTGATCGCCCACGGCGGGGCCACCCCGGACTCGATTCCCGGAGGGCCGGAGGCCGTCGGACTCCCGGTTGCGGAGACCAACACCAACGTGCTGCGGACGACCGGGCGCATGGCTGCTGGTCAGGCGGGCCTGGCTGCAGGCCTCACCCCCGACGAGGGGCCCGTCCCCGGCGCGCTGCACCAACTGGTGGACCGGCGCGACGAGGTGCAGATCACCATCGACGCCGACTCCTCCCAGGACCTGGACGATGCGCTGTTCGGTGCGTGGAGCGGGGACGCCGAGGACCCCGTCCTGATCAAGGTCCACATCGCCGACGCGGCGGGAACCGTGGGCATCGGCTCCGCCGCGGATCGCTACGCCCGCACGATGGCGGCCACGGCGTACTTCACGGCCGGGCCGAACGCGGCCATGTTGGATCCGGCCCTGTCGGAGGGCGACCTGAGCCTCCTCCCCGGGCAGGACCGGCGCGCCGTGACCGTGCAGATGCTCGTCGCCCCGGACGGTGTGGTCAGCGGCGTGACGGTTGACCTGTCCTGGATCCGATCGGATGCTCGCCTGTCATACGCCGCCGTCGAGGCCTACCTGCAGGATCCTGGCCCCACGGCGTTGATGACGGGCGCTCATGGGCCGCATGGCGCGTCGCCGGAGGCCCTGCCGCACGTCTCGATCGCCGTGGCCGCGCTGGCGGAGGCCGCGACCCGGTTGGGCGCGGCGCGTGACGCCCGCGACACGCTGGAGGATCTCTTCACCGACGCCGAACTCGAGGCGGCCGTGATCGACGGGAAGATCCGGGCCGTCAAGGCCGACCCACATCCCGCTGCCCAGCGGCTGGTCGAGCGGCTGATGGTGGCGGCCAACGAGGCAGTGGCGGCGTGGGGCGCAGCGCGGAACCTGCCGCTGCTGTATCGGTCGCACTCCGGCTTCGCGGAGGACCGGTTACCACGGCTGCTGGCGGCCGCAGAGAAGCTCGGGACGCCGTTCGAAGATCCCGGGTCCGTCCAGCCGGCCGACCTGGTCTCCCTGGTCGAGCGACTGCAGGACGAAGGACAACACGATGCCGCCGCCGCGCTCGCGACCACGGCCACCGGCGTCGTTGCCCGGGCCGGGTACACCGCCGTGCCCTCCGCCCACGACGCGCTCGGCGCGGGCGCCTACACCCACTTCACCTCGCCGCTGCGTCGGTACGCCGACCTCGTGGTGCACCGACAGCTGCGCGCGGCCATCGCCGGGGAGGTCCCGCCCTACTCCGCCGAGGATCTGACCAAGCTTGCGGTCTGGCTGGACGCGCGCAGCGGTGCGGCCTCACACGCTCAGGCGCTGGAGCGCAACGCCCTCTGGTCGGCTCTGCTCGAACGCAACGCAGTCCACTTCCCCACGCCGGGAACCATTGTCGGCATCTCCAAGGCCGGCCTGCGGATCCGGATGACCGTCCCCGGCCTGGTCGGGTTCATGCCGGCTGCGCGGGCGCTCGGTCTCCCGCCCCGGCAGAAGGCCACGCTCGAGCTGGACACGACCGAGATGGCCACCGCTGACGGTCAGTTCACGCTGGGTGGCTCCATCAAGGTTCGGCTGGACCGACTGGACCCGCTGGGCCGCCCCGACCTCAAGCCGGCCTAG
- a CDS encoding RimK family alpha-L-glutamate ligase, whose protein sequence is MKIAILSRAADSYSTRRLKLAAAQRGHDVKVLNTLRFAIDLSGDEPDLQYRGQPVDDYDAVLPRIGQSITYFGTAVVRQFEQMDVYTPNTSTGITNSRDKLRSLQILSRHDIGIPSSTFVRDRKDAVPAIDRVGGAPVIIKLLEGTQGIGVMLAPDAKVAEAIIETLQSTGTNVLLQRFVAESKGRDIRALVIGDRVIAAMRRTAEGDEFRSNVHRGGAATAIDIEPAYARAAVRAAQIMGLKVAGVDMLEGDDGPLILEVNSSPGLEGIEGATGLDIAGAIMDHIDNQVAFPELDVRQRLTVSTGYGVAELLIREDSHYAGQTLRESGLREADISVLSLHRDTTVVPNPRGNRILEGGDRLLCFGKLEEMRGLIPERRRRRARVRDLPDAPLGNGDTPSQA, encoded by the coding sequence ATGAAGATCGCCATCCTCTCCCGGGCAGCAGATAGCTACAGCACCCGTCGGCTCAAGCTGGCGGCGGCGCAACGCGGTCACGACGTGAAGGTGCTGAACACCCTGCGGTTCGCAATCGATCTCAGCGGCGACGAGCCCGACCTGCAGTACCGCGGCCAGCCGGTCGACGACTACGACGCCGTCCTGCCACGCATCGGGCAGTCCATCACCTACTTCGGCACCGCCGTGGTGCGACAGTTCGAGCAGATGGACGTCTACACGCCCAACACCTCGACGGGGATCACCAACTCCCGCGACAAGTTGCGGTCCCTCCAGATCCTCTCCCGCCACGACATCGGCATCCCCTCCTCCACCTTCGTCCGCGACCGCAAGGACGCCGTCCCCGCCATCGACCGGGTCGGCGGAGCCCCGGTGATCATCAAGCTGCTGGAGGGGACGCAGGGCATCGGTGTCATGCTCGCTCCCGACGCCAAGGTCGCCGAGGCGATCATCGAGACGCTGCAGTCGACGGGCACCAACGTGTTGCTGCAACGCTTCGTCGCCGAGAGCAAGGGGCGCGACATCCGGGCGCTCGTCATCGGAGACCGGGTGATCGCCGCGATGCGGCGGACGGCCGAGGGTGACGAGTTCCGCAGCAACGTCCACCGAGGCGGCGCCGCGACGGCCATCGACATCGAGCCGGCGTACGCGCGCGCGGCGGTACGTGCCGCCCAGATCATGGGTCTGAAGGTGGCCGGCGTCGACATGCTGGAGGGCGACGACGGGCCGCTGATCCTCGAGGTCAACTCCTCCCCCGGTCTGGAGGGGATCGAGGGCGCGACCGGCCTCGACATCGCTGGCGCCATCATGGACCACATCGACAACCAGGTGGCCTTCCCGGAACTCGACGTGCGCCAGCGCCTGACGGTCAGCACCGGCTACGGCGTGGCCGAGCTGCTGATCCGCGAGGACTCCCACTACGCGGGCCAGACGCTGCGGGAGTCCGGGCTTCGGGAGGCGGACATCTCGGTGCTGTCGCTCCACCGAGACACCACCGTCGTTCCGAACCCGCGCGGCAATCGAATCCTCGAGGGTGGGGACCGGCTGCTGTGCTTCGGCAAGCTGGAGGAGATGCGGGGGCTCATCCCCGAGCGGCGCCGTCGACGTGCGCGTGTTCGGGACCTCCCCGACGCCCCACTCGGCAACGGCGACACCCCCTCCCAGGCCTGA
- a CDS encoding succinylglutamate desuccinylase/aspartoacylase family protein, which produces MSPARRASRPVFEIGDAVVKAGRKARTQIPITKLVSGSPISLPVLAVHGRHEGPTIWLNGAIHGDEVNGVEIIRRVLAQLDPRSLHGTVIAVPIVNVPGFLSGDRYLPDRRDLNRSFPGSSRGSLASRIAKIFMTEIVRRCTVGIDLHTGSGHRTNLPQIRANLDDPTTRALADAFGAPLMMHAATRDGSLRQAGTEAGATVLLYEGGEAWRYDETAIVAGTDGVLAVMAALDMVSEAFDRTPPTPYISRRSRWVRARRSGLMQLAVDLGDRVDKGASLGRIHDSFGGRLGQINAPADGMVIGLNLDPSVNQGDALVHIAHNEGNHA; this is translated from the coding sequence GTGAGCCCGGCGAGGCGGGCCAGCCGACCGGTCTTCGAGATCGGTGACGCCGTCGTGAAGGCAGGTCGGAAGGCCCGGACGCAGATCCCGATCACGAAGCTGGTCAGCGGCTCCCCGATCTCGCTGCCCGTGCTGGCCGTCCACGGGCGGCACGAGGGTCCGACGATCTGGCTGAACGGTGCCATCCACGGGGATGAGGTCAATGGTGTGGAGATCATCCGCCGGGTCCTCGCCCAACTCGACCCCCGGTCCCTGCACGGCACGGTCATCGCCGTCCCCATCGTCAACGTCCCCGGCTTCCTCAGCGGCGACCGCTACCTCCCCGATCGACGGGACCTCAATCGGTCGTTCCCCGGATCGTCCCGCGGGTCGCTGGCCAGCAGGATCGCGAAGATCTTCATGACCGAGATCGTTCGCCGCTGCACGGTCGGCATCGACCTGCACACCGGCTCGGGCCACCGGACGAACCTCCCACAGATCCGAGCCAACCTGGACGACCCCACCACCCGGGCGCTGGCCGACGCCTTCGGGGCGCCGCTGATGATGCACGCCGCAACCCGAGACGGGTCGCTCCGTCAAGCGGGAACCGAGGCGGGCGCGACGGTGCTCCTCTACGAGGGCGGCGAGGCGTGGCGGTACGACGAGACGGCGATCGTGGCCGGGACCGATGGCGTCCTCGCGGTGATGGCTGCCCTGGACATGGTCAGCGAGGCATTCGACCGCACACCCCCGACGCCCTACATCAGTCGCAGGTCCCGCTGGGTCCGCGCCCGTCGATCCGGTCTCATGCAGCTGGCCGTCGACCTCGGGGATAGGGTCGACAAGGGGGCGTCGCTCGGCCGCATCCACGACTCCTTCGGTGGCCGGCTGGGCCAGATCAACGCGCCCGCCGACGGCATGGTCATCGGCCTCAACCTGGACCCGAGCGTCAACCAAGGCGACGCCCTGGTCCACATCGCACACAACGAAGGCAACCACGCATGA
- a CDS encoding ATP-dependent zinc protease, whose protein sequence is MSTAMGEASASGLGTVGWREWVSLPDLGIPWIKCKVDTGARTSAIHATELEVSMPDGIETVSFEIHPWQDSDADPVRVTAPVLEHREIRSSNGELSLRPVVRTTIGVGPRSVQADLTLARRYDMGFRMLLGRKALSGTFLIDPAHSYLQGRPPLDVRDRNRGRGGRS, encoded by the coding sequence GTGAGCACAGCGATGGGTGAGGCGAGCGCATCGGGTCTGGGCACCGTCGGCTGGCGGGAGTGGGTGAGCCTCCCGGACCTCGGGATCCCCTGGATCAAGTGCAAGGTCGATACCGGCGCGCGGACGTCGGCGATCCATGCGACGGAGCTCGAGGTGAGCATGCCCGATGGCATCGAAACGGTGTCATTCGAGATCCACCCGTGGCAGGACAGCGACGCCGACCCGGTCCGGGTGACCGCGCCGGTGCTCGAACATCGGGAGATCCGCTCATCCAACGGCGAGCTGTCGCTGCGCCCGGTGGTGCGCACGACCATCGGGGTGGGCCCGCGGTCGGTGCAGGCGGACCTCACCTTGGCCCGCCGCTACGACATGGGCTTTCGCATGCTGCTCGGCCGCAAAGCGCTCAGCGGCACGTTCCTGATCGATCCTGCCCACTCCTACCTGCAGGGCCGCCCGCCGCTGGACGTCCGCGACCGCAATCGTGGCCGAGGCGGTCGCTCGTGA